TTTCGCAGGTTTTCGTCAAAAGGCGTTGCCATCGGACAGTGTTTGGGGCTGCCTACTTCAAATTTTTCGTAGAAAGACATTTTCCGTTGCTTAGTGAAATCAATAAATTGGTCAATAATCACCAAGTCGCCGCGTCCTATCTCTTCTTTGAGCGAGCCGACGGCAGTTGTCGCCAAAATGTGAGTGCAACCTGCGCGTTTCAGTGCGTTTATGTTTGCACGATAATTTACGGTTGACGGTGTAATAGTATGTTCGCGCCCGTGTCGAGCAATCATAACTACCTTAACTCCGTTAATTGTTCCGTGTTTAAGGGGCGACGACGGCGCTCCGTATGGTGTTGTAATAATTTCGTCTTTAGCGTCTTTTAAGATGTCGGGATTGTCAAGTCCGCTCCCGCCGATAATTCCGATAACTGCCATAATATTCTCCTTATTATAGATATTGTGTTTTTCTCAAATTCTTTCCACAAATTTTGATTGTACCCATCCGCTTAAGCCATTTGGAAGCGAGACAAAATACCAATCGCCAGATGTATTTACAATTCTCAGAACCGTGCCTTCGTGCGCAGTGAAAATCG
This genomic stretch from Chitinivibrionia bacterium harbors:
- the mtnP gene encoding S-methyl-5'-thioadenosine phosphorylase, which gives rise to MAVIGIIGGSGLDNPDILKDAKDEIITTPYGAPSSPLKHGTINGVKVVMIARHGREHTITPSTVNYRANINALKRAGCTHILATTAVGSLKEEIGRGDLVIIDQFIDFTKQRKMSFYEKFEVGSPKHCPMATPFDENLRNILIAEVSKLGYKHHKTGTLITIEGPRFSTRAESNMFRSWGAEIINMSVATEAALANEAEVPYAAVAMSTDYDCWKTDEEPVSWDAIVEIFTENVGKVTTLLEATITKIGNQ